DNA sequence from the Flavobacterium lipolyticum genome:
ATAGTTTTTTCATAGAATTTATGTTTTAGAAGAATCGAGGTGATTTGATTTTACTTTGTTTTTTAGTAAACTGATAACGCAAGATGATCTCATGTGATCCATCGTTGTATTTATTCAAATCACTAACGGTATAATCAAAAGCATACCCTGCGTAAAAACTTCTGGATATCTGAAAACCTGCCAGAATACTTATCGAGTCGTCTGTTCGGTAAGATCCTCCTATTACAAACTTTTCTGCTATCATAAAATTTGCCGAGATATCAGCAGTAAGTGGTGCTCCACTCACTGCTTTTACCAAAAATGCCGGCTTAAATTTTAAGTTTGGATTCAGATCAAAAACATAACCTCCCATCAGGTAGTAGTGCAGTCGATCGTAAGATATAGATTCCTGAATATCATTATAATAATCACTTCTGATAAAACTTGGAACTGAAAGCCCAACATACCATTTGTTAGTATAGTAGTAAACTCCTGCTCCTACAGCCAGTTTCAATTGATTGTTAATATTCTGATTCAGCAATACATCATTGTTATTATAGAATCGTCCTTTTGACCAGTCTATATTTAACATTCTCATACCTGCT
Encoded proteins:
- a CDS encoding PorP/SprF family type IX secretion system membrane protein, which produces MKLYIKSLESYFILICSFITFCASAQQDPEYTQYMYNTMSVNPAYAGSTGTIEATLLHRSQWVGIDGAPETQSFSVHSPLRNEMIGLGLSVVNDKIGPSNELYIDGNFAYSVPLGYEKRLAFGLKAGMRMLNIDWSKGRFYNNNDVLLNQNINNQLKLAVGAGVYYYTNKWYVGLSVPSFIRSDYYNDIQESISYDRLHYYLMGGYVFDLNPNLKFKPAFLVKAVSGAPLTADISANFMIAEKFVIGGSYRTDDSISILAGFQISRSFYAGYAFDYTVSDLNKYNDGSHEIILRYQFTKKQSKIKSPRFF